The Zingiber officinale cultivar Zhangliang chromosome 2A, Zo_v1.1, whole genome shotgun sequence genomic sequence ggattgacggatacttgtgagagaaaagtcaagtgggtcaaaggattgaccggacacttggtaagggagtcctagcggtcaagggtgactagatgctaggcatgacataccaacagtcaaggttgaccggatgttggtttgggaggtttgagacttggttttggacaaaatcaagtctttggatcgatcgatggatcgatccggccattccaatccatcctggatcgatccagaggtcccaatcgatcggtggatcgattggggcgtgTAGCATAgcgggatcgatccgtggatcgatccaggcgcgcgCGAtatgcgctggatcgatccatggatcgatccaaagcctccccgatcgattgggaatattcgaatcgatcgggatccgaccgttggcgtcgtttatagctgcaggcgtgtgatggctgcggtatctcttctccgattcactccagatttctcgccagctcctccacagcactcacaaagctcagatcgccagttcttgaaggatcttggaagtgttccaagtcaagaggcggatcaaagccaagaagagaagctagggttagggtttatactcattgtaagcttgtaagcttgtatttcttgtatcctttccctctcttcttgtattgagtcttgtagggcttctccgcccttggtagttaccataaaggagagttttatttagtggagggtgtgtgtgttggtgtggatccttggattagtcacctcttgtgaggtggataccaagtaaaccaaccgtgttagcgttgtgtgattgtttctgtattttccgctgcacctctttgaagaaacaagcaatgccaagcaacgccaagcaacgagcgaacgcgacgagctattcaccccccctctagctacttttggtcctaacaagtggtatcagagcaaggttgctcttcaccggaatcatcgccggaagggtcaagcataacaagaaaagctagagggtgaagaagttggagcaaattcttcaagttcaagattttatcaagctcaacttcaagatacaattccaagatggacttggatttgacacaagggtggctccaccatattcatctacaagcttcgattcttggaaatcaagaatcgaaaattttcttatgatggagatagagcaatggtttgctctcatggaaggttttgaagctcccacaaattccaagggcaaagtactcaaaaggagcaagtggagcaaagaccaaatccaaagatgtgaggccaatgacaaagtgaccaagcttttggtcaatttattgccaagcaacatcttggaacaaattggagagtttgaagatgccaaggagctttggagcaaattggcaagaattcatgagatcccctccactgtatcaaatcaaggagaatccaaagagggcgactcattggatcaagaccaagaggaggactccgaggttgagagatgctcaacctccgaagaagaggaaatccaagaagcttcatcttcaagggaatgcaacgaagggaacaaggaggagcatactccttgtttcatattcaagatgatgaagcctccacctctaggattgagggggagcaatccttggtgacaccggatcaagaagaaggagaagcttctacatccgggtcaagagatgaagagatggaagaagcttctacctccacgagtcaagaaaaatcaaatggaggagaatcaagatcggatcaagaggaagcttctacctccggatccaaagggaaagatgccacccctacaagcaaaggtataaatatttcaattaaaaataaaaatcatattatatgctttgagtgtagggaacatgggcactacaagagcaagtgccctaaatcggccaagaagaagggccaagtggcacaaaagggcaaggagaagctcaaggagaccactcccgggacaaagaagagtaaggagcacattgtgtgcttcttgtgtcaacaaaaagggcattaccgaagtcaatgccccaaggggaagaagatggtcaaggctcaaggaggcactagtcaagggggagcctccaaggtaaaaaggaaggtaactttcattgagcctattcccttgcaaaatggtaaaaagcatgctaggtcaaatttttatcattttaatgcgatttaccataagaataggaagcatgaggactttaaggaaaagcatgtggccctacatgccaaaactactatccctaaggctaggaatgtaggtaaaaacctaggcgataactctaaggatttaagatacaagcctagaaacaaaaatgctcatggaacaaatactaaggacttagtgagagaaaatcaagtcttgaggtcaagacttgataaaatggagaagaccctaaaaatgatggaaaatatcctatttgggcaaagtgagcataacttaggtttaggaaaatcaaagccatccaatggccataaaggtttgggatacaaaccaaaagctaagaaggatgtgcctagttatcatagggttccatatagttatggaacgaaccctaagtctagaggtcaagtcaaggatacaagggaagatatccctagaagtatctttgcaaccaaagtgactaagacttctaagaagtctaagaaagtcatgaacaaggttacaagggaggctatccctagaattgacctagaaaatgtgaccaaggcttctaagaagcccaacaagatcactaggaaggtatctagggaagttatccctagtgagtacctagagcatccaaggagcaccaataggtgttgggttcctaggagcatcttctctaccccatagatgggttagaaagtgtcaactccgattagaagggtagttaacccaactttgaggaaattgacactcaaggagcattttcaaggtttttgttaacctttgaaaatgaaatggaattattacttactccttgaaagagtaaaatgtgcctaatggtggaagaattgattttaatcttaaatggcacatattgggaaattcataagaactatcaagttgggattttggtatgttcttaggcaatttaaggcaatccgggccttaaatttaaaagtgctactcttaaagaaaaatggaatatgccaacatttgaggacatgtttattttcaattggcatacattaaatcaaggaaattagaaatgccaaatttaggctttggcattctcttgtagcactttagggcaatctaggtttaagtcgtaaggttagctaagattttaaggatacttagatagttaatctaggtatattttatttatgctaaaccttgccatgattgtttgcccatcatatgtcatgacatcatgtctatttttgcattcatgttttattatgaaaaatccaaaaataccatgtcatgacattcatacatcatgtaattatagaaaTCTTtcctttgaaagttattttattttgatgtatgtcataacattatcatgcattagtttaattcccttataattaaggacaaatggcatttaacaacccttattaacaagtgacattctatgtggatgtctaatatttctaaaatgcctagatagatatgcatgatccctagattagggcaaaaaccaaaatctacatctcacaaagactataaggtgacttgtatgtggtttaatgcacattagatacaagtgagatgttaggatgatgaacaaaactcaagatgttgatttagtgcatttttttgagttttaggttcatcaaaacacatagttatgtgttttcccatcattgggaaagctaatgtacaagtcatgtgcattaagcccaaggaatgtgatgggatattggttttgaaaatgttgttaaaatgtttttggaaaaccttggtgaaggctatcttttgatagtaatcaccattgaatagttagacacaaacttgaagaaaacactaaagtttttgcaagttttcaagtttgtgtcaatctttgaaaatatgaagtattttcatagaaaactatttttccgtgatagtaaacgccctaaataatctctacacgaaatttcataatttttggatttttgtagaattttctaggggtttctgaagttgactgaaatggaatttcagcaactatcagagttccgatcgatccatggatcgattggagttcctgaatcgatccatggatcgattcaagcataattccgcgagcagaagctcgctggatcgatcagccgatcgatccggtctgaatcgatcggtggatcgattcgaaaggttcaatcgattggaacccaacttcaatcgatccaagttgctggttttgggcctgatttcagcatctttgaacctattttagtctaggtaactattccaaaccccttaaatacatttatatacatacaaagggtgttttcatgttgaaaacaaggatggattggttaacgaagactaagtagaagtttaggttgaggttgtttcaaattttgaatatttgaacctcaaaacttctaaatttggatttcctaatgttttagggattccaagtcattgttggtgcaatgacagaagttaccaccatgtctttagggggagggactctttaaagacatgaaaattatttttcatgaaccttggaaggtggttaaccttctgttgtgaacttgctcaaggttgagcatttaaacttgaaatggggagaaatgggaagtggatatcctcattatttcaagtggacactcaagtggcagataatgctcaaggttgggtagttgtctacattgagggagaagttaaggataaatgaagggtatgggaccttcattgtcgtgttgatcacaacgagtgatgttgtgaacaacgatgagcaactcttcagggggagagtcttcaacaaatggatgtgttgaagtgtgcccagaattggagcataggttgatgtgtgtccaacgatgggttgatgtgtgccaatagggggagaatgtatggttaagcttaggctttcattacctatgggaaggtcatagggggagaatgaaaggactcatgaaagggagtaagttaggctttcattacctagagggagtttgccctcttagggggagaatgaagagcttaatttatgctttcattacctagtggcatgaagaaggaggctatgggattagcctaacttacatatgggattgtaagtgttattgtggtattgtcaaacatcaaaaagggggagattgttggtgcaatatccctcaggtcaaggttgacctgggtaaccaagctgagtcttggtttgggtttagatgtttgacaataagatattgattgaagaagagtcaagtaggtcaaggttgaccggatacttgactgggaagtcctaactgggatgttaggcaaaatgaaagacctagtgagtgaagctaggcagtaagaaaaaccctagtgagtgaagctaggcagatggaaatcctggtgagtgaagccaggtgaaagtcctagtgagtgaagctaggcagatggaaaaccctagtgagtgaagctaggtgaaagtcctggtgagtgaagctaggtgaaaatcctggtgagtgaagccaggtgaaagtcctagtgagtgaagctaggcagatggaaaaccctagtgagtgaagctaggtaaaagtcctggtgagtgaagccaggcaagggaaaatccagatggatcaaggatgatcggacatctggtgcggggaagtccaagtaggtcaaaggattgactggatacttggcatgaaggaaaagtccaagtaggtcaaagggattgaccggatacttggcacagagaaaagtccaagtgggtcaaagggattgaccggacacttggtaagggagtcctagcaggtcaagggagtgactagatgctaggcatgacataccaacaggtcaaggttgaccggatgttggtttgggagatttgggacttggttttggacaaaaatcaagtgctggatcgatcagtggatcgatccagacctgtcccagcgaacagagagcctctagatcgatccgtggatcgatccagaggtcccaatcgatcagtggatcgattgggacgcggctgcttcgcgcgataagcgctagatcgatccaggcgcttttccagagcacagaggcgctctggatcgatccatggatcgatccaaagcctccccgatcgattgggaacattcgaatcgatcgggatccgaccgttggcgttgtttatagctgcaggcgtgtgatggctgcggcatctcttctccgattcactccagatttctcgccagctcctccacagcactcacaaagctcagatcgccagttcttgaaggatcttggaagtgttccaagtcaagaggcggatcaaagccaagaagagaagctagggttagggtttatactcattgtaagcttgtaagcttgtatttcttgtatcctttccctctcttcttgtattgagtcttgtagggcttctccgcccttggtagttaccataaaggagagttttatttagtggagggtgtgtgtgttggtgtggatccttggattagtcacctcttgtgaggtggataccaagtaaaccaaccgtgttagcgttgtgtgattgtttctgtattttccgctgcacctctttgaagaaacaagcaacgccaagcaacgagcgaacgcgacgagctattcccccccccccccccccccctctagctacttttggtcctaacagtaaaAATAATGGAAGGCGCGCGGGCTCAGGGGAATGTCGTGTAGCCGAAACAAAGACTACGAGGTCGCACAGCAAGCAGAAAGAGTTTGGTACGAGTTGTGGAAGGGGGACACGGAAATAGTTACAAACTTCAATGATGAAAGGGTGGATCGGGAATCGAAGACCGGCtacaaattggtctcggaaaagacAGATAGTGTCGGTCAGTGGGTTATTTGACCGATCAGACGGGGAGGCCAAGATTATGTCATGATCAGAGGGGATATCAAAGACATTCCTAAGGTTCTCAGCATCGCTCGCATCAAATCTAGCTAGGGTCTCCATGGTACTGTACCAGAGACTAGGAGCGGGGTCAGACGAccgagaagaactagccattacTGGAAAACAAGAAAACAGAACTTCGATAGAGATACAGACGGACAGAGAGCGCAACAAACACAGGGAAGTGGCGAGGATCCAAAAAAATGGCAAGAGATCGAAGAGAGCTTacaaaaaggggggggggggcagaAAAGGTCGCCACAGGAGAAGACGAAAGTCGCCGGAGCATTGATCCCACAGAAATCGTCGGACACGAGCAAAACGCAAAGGTAAAGGGGAGAAGGGGGCTCTACGGGGTTAtaagcctttggctcggctaagaaGAGTCGTCGGATCTAGGGTGTAACACCCAAGACGCAGATCCGGCCGTGGAATTCAAACCACCAGACGTCGCATCAGAGCCTATCGCTTCGGGCAGGCGACGACTGTGGCATCGACACGTGACATTCCCTCACTGGCTCGCATTTAAGGGGTgcatgctcggccttaatggaggTGTTCTACACGAATTCCGAAGAGATTCTAGTGACGTCAGCATTGATCGCACGCGTCTGAGGACACTAAAGGAGAAAGCCCATGTGCAAATACTTGGAGCGCCGATCAGCTATGAGGATCGATCTCGGGGCCGATCGACGCTCTTTGACGAACCGATCGGCTACAAGGATCTCCATGCTTctttttgtccagtcagtcggaattgtcgccttcttcgactagacttaagggggaggcatgtgatccgatgATAAGGGCCCACCCCTCAAAGGGTCGTTGCcacggtggaagtcaaagtctcGATGGTCAACGCCCATGTGTCGTTGGTCAGTCGGACAACCCACTTGTCCAACCGGGGTGAAGGATAGCCATGCTGATATTAACCCGATGTTACCACAACTCAGTCGTAGatcgagtttccgacgctcaaaaAACCATGTGTCGGTGAGACACCCGCCGAGCGGCCAACTAGCTCGGACTTAAGTTGAACCTCAGAACCGGCGAAATGGTAGTGCAACCGAGCAGTCACACTCAGATATATCTCGACACAACAACGGAGCTCGGACAGTGGAATGTGGGCCGAGCGGCCACCCCACTCGGCTAAGGGGTGGCCAAGCGGCCACCCCGCTTGACCCACTAATAGGCAAAATGAAGATCAGCCGATATCTTTGTGGAAACTCGTGCCATCGATAGAcgacatggttggcggcatggccAAGCAGAGGATCATACGACGGAATCTTCCActatcatgtcagagatatgctcgggtcattgaggtatggtgttAGAGACACTTTCCTAACATGTATTTTCTgagaaagctttgagaagcttgcATGCCTTGAAAAGTGTGCACGTGCGCTCCCGGTAATCATATATAAGGAGCACtaagcttcaacggaggtatgcataatTTCTAATATAGCTACATTGTTACTCTGTTTCTCCGCTTCCTTGCTTACACATCGTcggagattgacttgagcgtcagagggtcatcgTCGGAGAACTCCTCGCTGGCTCGGCATTGCCGCTACTGTAATTGTAGGATCCTCTAGCTCGGAGTTCACCAACAGCCAATAGGAGCGACACCCCCCCAACATCCATTGCCTCGACTCTCTTATAATATCATCaagattaatcaaattcaatgtTACAATCATAATCAACATCAACACAATCTTCCTTAAATTGATTTCAATCCATCAGGATTTACTTATATAATTATAGTCAACATAATTCTTACTAATTTAATAATTGTATTTCATATTTAATACTTCTTCGTATTACAACAGTCGGACAATTTGTGTATAAATAGCCCTACTACACAACAATaaatcatccataacaattattTAAttgtttcttattttctttttcttcgaaGAAGAAGGCTGCCCTCTCtgtaattcctttttctttttctttttttaatcttgatcCTGTTTAATTCGTTTTTATTTTATATAGTATGCTTACGTATATATTCTTCTAGATCTCGATGGGTTCGACAAACAATGAGGCCACCGAATCATTCATTTCTCCATCTGCCTCGCTGAATCTATCTATACCCCTGTAGAAGAACTGAGCCGTTCGATCTAGGTTGATCGCGCATATCTTGAAGTTTTCCTCGAGCATAGTTGTGTAGTTCATTCGATTCCCGTTCATGGCTCTCCAATTTGCCATGATCATCTCCATGATCATCTTCCGAGCCTCTGCATCTGACACATCTTTCTCCTTCATCAGGCAGTTAATGGATGAGTAGCCATCACTTTTTTCCCTTTCAACCTGCACATGCAAAGGCAGCTGCTTAATTAATGTTCGACTTAATTAATTGAATACAAAATgagacaacaattaattaatctgtttgaaattaaaatatacaTACGAGATCATTGTAGAGGCGAAAGTTCATGCAGGACCATTGTAAAAACTGTGGGTAAGTTCTGAAATTTTCCAAGTCTGATTTGGTTAAGTATGGGCTCATGCAGTAAGCATGAGTGAGAAAGATATGCCCTGATATCGACATCCATCCATTCTCCAAGTACTCTTCGACTGTGGGACTAGTGCATTTCCCGTGAAGCCATTTAGCTTCCAACAAATAGGCTTTGCAGAGATCTGTCCACTGCATCGGCCAAAATAATTACTTATTTTATCAACAGTGTTCTTTAGTTAATAAGAACTAAATTTAGTACTGGCGAAAGTGGGTAAACATATTACAGCTCTCTTTAGGTATGGCAGTACGTTGAGGTCTTTTTCTTTGACTACTTCATAAGCTGCTTCGTTTGCTGTGTTGAAGACGGCCAGAAAACAGAGTTTCATGTAATCTGGGAGTTTGTCGATCGCATTAACATCCCACCTGAAATTTATCAATTATTTACGAGCATGTATATatcaaaatcaaacatttatcatCTATGAGTGGAGAATTGGAACTAGATCGTTTCactattaattaatataattacctCTCTATTGCATCTGTGAATATCTCAAGCTCTTCCAACTTGCCGTACACGTCATAAACATCATCCAGCAGTGCGATGAGGCAATTGGCTTGGGTCTCTGTCTCTCTAAAACTCCAATATTCAGGTTCAAAGGCGCATCCAACGGTCAACAAATAGTTGGCCATCAAACTGTCTCTGAAAAATGGCAGGCGCTCTGCGAGCCCAAGTTCCGACCACCATCTGTTCCATCACACATACATAATATATAATATACGAACGCTGCTTTAGAATTCGCGATTTGATGCATGCACACGACTACAAACAATATCACTAATTAATTATAATACCTCGAAAGTTTGCTGAGTTCTTTCTTGTGAGTATCCTGAACCCTGTTGAAGTCCAATTTAGCAAATTCTAACAGAACAGGATTAATCATACTGCACTTGTCTTTGTTGCTTTGGCTGCAGAATTGTATGAACCATCTGGTGTGCAATCTTTCCAACCTCCAGTTCAATGGGAGCTCCAACGCATGGGCCACTTTCTGTTTTAGACCAGGTTCAGTACTGGATCCTTGGTCGTTCAGGATATTTCTCAAGTTCTGGGTGGTGAAATCCCTGGCCTCCTGAAGTATCACTTCCCCCTCTTTGCCATAAAAAGCCGCCTCATATAAACTCAGCATTCCTTCAACGGAAACTTCGATAAACTGGCCTTTCTCATCCCTGAATCTCTTGAAGATATCTGCATGCATTAATTCAGTCATTTT encodes the following:
- the LOC122039923 gene encoding terpene synthase 10-like; protein product: MTLIMSTNYLVAPSYIPFDPKLCALRRSIITEKPCFPLIHCTADRQSPALRKSTHSKPNSWNNDYIQSLTVNFPVEEKDQTTRIVLLKERIREVICEKKEVEEQLQLIDHLQQLGVAYHFKDDIKYALTSIHGSLEDIISLQLKDTDDVHVTALLFRLLRQNGFSITDDIFKRFRDEKGQFIEVSVEGMLSLYEAAFYGKEGEVILQEARDFTTQNLRNILNDQGSSTEPGLKQKVAHALELPLNWRLERLHTRWFIQFCSQSNKDKCSMINPVLLEFAKLDFNRVQDTHKKELSKLSRWWSELGLAERLPFFRDSLMANYLLTVGCAFEPEYWSFRETETQANCLIALLDDVYDVYGKLEELEIFTDAIERWDVNAIDKLPDYMKLCFLAVFNTANEAAYEVVKEKDLNVLPYLKRAWTDLCKAYLLEAKWLHGKCTSPTVEEYLENGWMSISGHIFLTHAYCMSPYLTKSDLENFRTYPQFLQWSCMNFRLYNDLVEREKSDGYSSINCLMKEKDVSDAEARKMIMEMIMANWRAMNGNRMNYTTMLEENFKICAINLDRTAQFFYRGIDRFSEADGEMNDSVASLFVEPIEI